The Mycolicibacterium mageritense genome contains a region encoding:
- a CDS encoding AraC family transcriptional regulator, which yields MRTAADSLAEIRGLIDTHARPDLSTPIDGLLLSKVAGPQSPDYSLTEPLLVVMAQGGKRLLLGDEVFEYRAGQYLLVAASLPVTGHYLATTATHPSLAMGLVLRPAALAALILHAPPESWSRAAAPAIATGDADADLLDAVARLLRLLERPADAPVLAPLIEQEILWRALTGRHGATVRQIGIADSHLSHINRAIGWMRDNFAEPIRTEQLAEMSGMSVSAFHRQFRAVTAMSPLQFQKRIQLQQARSLLLADPGDVAGIGHRVGYDSPSQFNREYRRMFGAPPGQDAARMRTAGVSVDPTHFP from the coding sequence ATGCGAACCGCAGCCGATTCCCTCGCCGAGATCCGCGGGCTGATCGACACGCACGCTCGCCCCGACCTGAGCACGCCCATAGACGGCCTGCTGCTGTCGAAGGTCGCGGGCCCGCAAAGCCCGGACTACTCGCTGACCGAACCGCTGCTGGTCGTCATGGCCCAGGGCGGCAAACGACTGCTGCTCGGCGACGAGGTGTTCGAATACCGGGCCGGGCAATACCTGCTCGTCGCCGCAAGCCTGCCTGTCACGGGTCACTACCTGGCCACGACTGCGACGCATCCGTCTCTGGCGATGGGACTGGTGCTGCGCCCGGCCGCCCTGGCAGCACTGATACTGCACGCACCGCCCGAATCCTGGTCCCGCGCAGCCGCTCCCGCGATCGCCACGGGCGATGCCGACGCGGACCTGCTCGATGCCGTGGCCCGGTTGCTGCGCCTCCTCGAGCGTCCCGCAGATGCCCCGGTACTCGCACCGCTGATCGAACAGGAGATCCTGTGGCGCGCGCTGACCGGCAGGCACGGCGCCACGGTGCGCCAGATCGGCATTGCCGACAGCCATCTGTCACACATCAACCGGGCGATCGGCTGGATGCGGGACAACTTCGCCGAACCCATCCGGACAGAACAACTCGCCGAGATGTCCGGCATGAGTGTCTCGGCGTTCCACCGGCAGTTCCGCGCCGTGACCGCCATGAGCCCCTTGCAGTTCCAGAAGCGGATCCAGCTGCAGCAGGCGCGATCCCTGCTGCTCGCCGATCCCGGTGACGTCGCCGGGATCGGTCACCGCGTGGGCTACGACAGCCCCTCACAGTTCAATCGCGAATACCGCCGGATGTTCGGCGCACCCCCGGGTCAGGACGCGGCGCGGATGCGCACCGCCGGGGTGTCGGTGGACCCGACACACTTCCCGTGA
- a CDS encoding nitroreductase family deazaflavin-dependent oxidoreductase produces the protein MPEASFPRGGWGRDDLSPVFKPVFAFAASPFGSKVIRAVVPLDERVVNRTKGRFSLFGPLSMPELLLTTTGRKSGQPRTTVLSYVHGDIRLLVLGSNFGQRRHPSWSTNLVADPRASVSMAGQDIPVTATLLTDGERDAALQRFLAYPMYRAYQTRTDRDLRVFALTRR, from the coding sequence ATGCCAGAGGCTTCCTTTCCACGCGGCGGCTGGGGTCGTGACGACCTCTCCCCTGTGTTCAAGCCGGTTTTCGCGTTCGCCGCGTCGCCGTTCGGGTCGAAAGTGATCCGGGCCGTCGTTCCGCTCGACGAGCGCGTGGTCAACCGCACCAAGGGCCGGTTCTCGCTGTTCGGGCCGTTGTCGATGCCTGAACTGCTGTTGACCACCACGGGCCGCAAATCGGGTCAGCCACGCACCACCGTGCTCAGCTACGTCCACGGCGACATCCGGCTATTGGTGTTGGGCAGCAACTTCGGACAGCGACGTCATCCGTCATGGTCGACAAATCTGGTGGCCGATCCCCGGGCATCGGTATCGATGGCGGGACAAGATATCCCGGTCACCGCGACGCTGCTCACCGACGGCGAACGCGATGCGGCTCTGCAACGGTTTCTGGCATACCCGATGTACCGGGCCTACCAGACCCGCACGGATCGTGATCTGCGGGTGTTCGCCTTGACGCGTCGCTGA